In the genome of Prosthecobacter algae, one region contains:
- a CDS encoding DUF4194 domain-containing protein, translated as MSSLPWPSFWADVPERDRSPIRDVLADLLRYGVILGDEGSGRDSYLLVRDQYPDHIRDYLSPLGLELIIDHEPPLIQARPVPEECQLLATFTKDETLLVLALWRIYDESRSEQASETVIISANDLWVKWRVFFEHIEPPGITALEELLSRLRRKKLIRFQRAEDSTRPGEAMIEVLPSLSRSIPFDSIEAWLERAKLYEPEQAAAAIVLEESPQP; from the coding sequence ATGAGTTCCCTCCCCTGGCCATCTTTCTGGGCCGACGTGCCTGAACGCGACCGCTCCCCCATCCGCGATGTCCTCGCAGACCTCCTGCGCTACGGCGTCATCCTGGGGGATGAAGGCAGCGGCCGCGATTCCTACCTTTTGGTTAGGGATCAGTATCCAGACCATATCCGTGACTACCTTTCCCCGCTGGGTCTGGAGCTGATCATTGACCATGAGCCACCGCTCATCCAGGCCCGCCCGGTGCCTGAGGAGTGCCAGCTCCTAGCCACCTTCACGAAGGATGAAACCCTCCTGGTCCTGGCCCTGTGGCGCATCTACGATGAATCCCGCAGTGAGCAGGCCAGCGAAACCGTCATCATCAGCGCGAATGACCTGTGGGTGAAATGGCGGGTGTTCTTTGAGCACATCGAGCCCCCAGGCATCACCGCGCTGGAGGAGCTGCTGTCCCGACTTCGCCGCAAAAAGCTCATCCGCTTTCAGCGGGCGGAGGATAGCACCCGGCCCGGTGAGGCCATGATCGAAGTGCTGCCCAGCCTGTCTCGCAGCATCCCCTTTGACAGCATCGAAGCCTGGCTGGAACGCGCCAAGCTATACGAGCCCGAGCAGGCCGCTGCGGCCATCGTGCTCGAAGAGTCCCCTCAGCCTTAA
- a CDS encoding SbcC/MukB-like Walker B domain-containing protein has product MDRPQRITLSRIIAINWYGFRRIIDVNGLALLCGENGTGKSALLDLVQFVLLGSKGTRFNRAATGDGKRPTGRDRDLRGYCLCDTNTKTKDGQPRYLRPSGVTIAALEFEWPLEEGSTEPRRETWGVRVEYEGPTSDARYVWFYTPGRLHWADVIREPDITKPDRQEMLAEDEFRVRVKRDLQGEHFGRLDTYLDEMGAREHLFFDRTQMNKTLPGAIAFQPVENFESFIRENILEPGLPEVKEVRRSLDALREAERRVDTLGDQLGFLQRIRTHHLSFSEARREEALFGHLRAALDHAESEEKFHRADSDLRLLRERHAEDKTSMVAAVKERDEAKARYDEVKLVAGRDDSLRKLNDLRRQRADLMPRIERLRHASRTAHEMLNERALHWDEWLRHGLRVGLNAKLERAELLPQLRNEEAHVGLEALPGLAREYDRISRLGEDWLRPKLEEVEELEKAEDELQRQLVSLSEGRTQATPLLDGLRARGNKAELFARVVEVKPEFEAWWPLLESVLGAHRQTVLVEDDCYLAAWEQFQKNSGTELLANAEELRELKPKAEKGSLAEMLETKHPTARLLINHLLGQIIAVNSSTKLKMHEHAITQEGLLKQPGVRRHLSAEKELTLGEEGLRRMRKEREEGLERVRGFMNEFRREVHAVRSWLKRGQEYRLGEDSPKASAIELSQLPGLEANERQLEETIQLLATPEQDRQLQEMDELEMRLRGLEQRIGSLSTSVTAFVVNERQMLEQLDLCREEFQSATLSLHESLNSLPRGLAQDEIAAAMKAALEAGGTWQKRKDQSEYGRQYAHDRAERTRRDRNDERRKLAEAHPEYRHDFDAEEEDNARYDARCNDLESHQLSHYRQIAEERRREWEERLQSQVLDVLREKIDEATRTIKELSKILDQDIGRYRYRISQIRDRAQSAMWNIIENGLEGFNPSDELFASSKQEEITKAKEELMAAIDNPDDAKAQRLLDYRFYHRYDMLMIPSGHSEEAAISLQNNARKMSGGENQAPFFVSMLAAFHRVYDLGRKDSRRNLGLVVMDEAFSKLSGDRIDDCLALASNFGLQLLLAFPMDRLGTMIDHADTVIECRVDRKRDGQGRDIHIENWVVPWNKDKLLQALAG; this is encoded by the coding sequence ATGGATCGCCCTCAGCGCATCACTCTCAGCCGCATCATCGCCATCAACTGGTATGGCTTTCGCCGCATCATTGATGTCAACGGCCTCGCCCTGCTCTGTGGTGAAAACGGCACGGGCAAGTCTGCTCTGCTGGACTTGGTACAATTCGTTTTGTTAGGCAGCAAAGGCACCCGATTCAACCGCGCGGCCACGGGCGATGGCAAACGCCCCACGGGACGGGATCGTGATCTGCGCGGCTACTGCCTGTGCGATACGAATACCAAGACCAAAGATGGCCAGCCGCGCTACCTGCGCCCCAGTGGGGTGACCATCGCGGCCCTGGAATTTGAGTGGCCCCTGGAAGAAGGCAGCACCGAGCCCCGCCGCGAAACCTGGGGCGTGCGGGTGGAGTATGAAGGCCCCACTTCGGATGCCCGTTACGTCTGGTTTTACACTCCAGGGCGCTTGCATTGGGCGGATGTGATTCGCGAGCCGGACATCACGAAACCTGACCGCCAGGAAATGCTGGCTGAGGATGAATTCCGCGTGCGTGTGAAGCGTGACCTTCAGGGCGAACACTTTGGCCGTCTGGATACGTATTTGGACGAGATGGGTGCCCGTGAGCACCTGTTCTTTGATCGCACCCAGATGAACAAAACCCTGCCGGGAGCCATCGCTTTCCAGCCAGTGGAAAACTTCGAAAGTTTCATCCGCGAAAACATCCTGGAACCCGGTCTGCCTGAGGTGAAGGAAGTACGCCGCAGCCTGGATGCCCTGCGTGAGGCAGAGCGCCGTGTGGACACCCTGGGGGACCAGCTCGGCTTTCTCCAGCGCATCCGCACGCACCACCTCAGCTTCAGCGAAGCCCGGCGTGAAGAAGCCCTCTTTGGCCACCTTCGTGCTGCCCTGGACCATGCCGAATCGGAAGAAAAATTCCATCGGGCCGATAGTGACCTGCGCCTGCTGCGCGAGCGCCATGCCGAGGACAAAACCAGCATGGTGGCAGCCGTCAAAGAGCGCGACGAAGCCAAGGCTCGTTATGATGAAGTGAAGCTCGTCGCCGGACGCGATGACAGCCTGCGCAAGCTCAACGACCTGCGCCGTCAACGGGCCGACCTGATGCCCCGCATCGAGCGCCTGCGCCACGCCTCACGCACTGCGCATGAGATGCTGAATGAGCGCGCGCTGCATTGGGATGAATGGCTGCGCCACGGCCTGCGTGTCGGTTTGAATGCCAAGCTGGAGCGTGCGGAGCTGCTGCCCCAGCTCCGCAATGAGGAAGCCCATGTCGGCCTGGAGGCCCTGCCAGGGCTGGCCCGTGAGTATGACCGCATCAGCCGTCTAGGTGAAGACTGGCTGCGCCCGAAACTGGAAGAAGTGGAGGAGCTGGAAAAAGCCGAGGATGAACTGCAACGCCAGCTCGTGAGCCTTAGCGAAGGTCGCACTCAGGCCACCCCACTTCTGGATGGTCTGCGTGCCCGTGGTAACAAGGCGGAACTCTTTGCCCGCGTGGTGGAGGTGAAGCCTGAGTTTGAAGCCTGGTGGCCGCTTTTAGAGTCCGTGCTGGGTGCCCACCGCCAGACCGTGCTGGTGGAAGATGACTGCTACCTCGCAGCGTGGGAACAATTCCAGAAGAACAGTGGCACCGAGCTGCTGGCCAATGCGGAAGAGCTGCGCGAGCTGAAACCGAAAGCTGAAAAGGGCTCTCTGGCCGAAATGCTGGAGACCAAGCACCCCACGGCCCGCCTCCTCATCAATCATTTGTTAGGCCAAATCATCGCCGTCAACAGCTCCACCAAGCTGAAGATGCATGAGCACGCCATCACGCAAGAAGGCTTGCTGAAACAACCCGGGGTGCGCCGCCACCTGAGTGCGGAGAAGGAGCTGACCCTGGGCGAGGAAGGCCTGCGCCGCATGCGCAAGGAGCGTGAGGAAGGTCTGGAACGCGTGCGTGGCTTCATGAACGAATTCCGCCGCGAGGTGCATGCTGTGCGTAGCTGGCTGAAGCGCGGCCAGGAATACCGCCTGGGCGAAGACTCCCCGAAAGCCTCCGCCATCGAGCTCTCTCAGCTGCCTGGCCTGGAGGCCAACGAACGCCAATTGGAAGAAACCATCCAACTCCTGGCCACACCCGAACAAGATCGCCAGCTCCAGGAAATGGATGAACTGGAAATGCGCCTGCGCGGGCTGGAGCAGCGCATCGGCAGCCTCAGCACCTCCGTCACCGCTTTCGTCGTGAATGAACGGCAGATGCTGGAGCAACTGGACCTATGCCGGGAAGAATTCCAAAGCGCCACCCTGTCTCTGCACGAGAGTCTGAACAGCCTGCCTCGCGGCCTGGCCCAAGATGAAATCGCGGCAGCGATGAAGGCGGCCCTGGAAGCCGGAGGCACCTGGCAAAAGCGCAAAGACCAGTCCGAGTATGGCCGTCAATACGCCCACGACCGTGCCGAGCGCACCCGCCGTGACCGCAATGATGAACGCCGTAAACTGGCGGAGGCGCACCCTGAATACCGGCATGACTTCGATGCCGAAGAGGAGGACAACGCCCGCTACGATGCCCGCTGCAACGATCTCGAATCGCATCAGCTCAGCCACTACCGCCAGATCGCCGAAGAGCGCCGCCGCGAGTGGGAAGAGCGCCTGCAGAGCCAGGTGCTGGATGTGCTGCGAGAGAAGATTGATGAAGCCACACGAACCATCAAGGAACTGAGCAAGATCCTCGATCAAGACATCGGCCGCTATCGTTACCGCATCTCCCAGATCCGCGACCGCGCCCAGTCCGCCATGTGGAATATCATCGAGAACGGTCTCGAAGGCTTCAACCCCTCTGACGAACTGTTTGCCTCCTCGAAGCAGGAAGAAATCACCAAGGCTAAAGAAGAGCTCATGGCCGCGATTGATAACCCTGATGATGCCAAAGCGCAGCGCCTGCTGGACTACCGCTTTTATCATCGTTACGACATGCTCATGATCCCCAGCGGTCATAGCGAAGAGGCCGCCATTTCCCTCCAGAACAACGCTCGCAAAATGAGCGGCGGGGAAAACCAGGCCCCGTTCTTTGTCTCCATGCTCGCCGCCTTCCACCGCGTCTATGACCTGGGCCGCAAGGACAGCCGACGGAACCTCGGTTTGGTGGTTATGGATGAAGCCTTCTCCAAGCTCAGCGGTGATCGTATTGATGACTGCCTGGCCCTCGCCAGCAACTTCGGCCTCCAGCTCCTCCTCGCCTTCCCCATGGACCGCCTCGGCACCATGATCGACCACGCCGACACCGTCATCGAGTGCCGCGTGGACCGCAAACGCGACGGCCAGGGCCGCGATATCCACATCGAAAACTGGGTGGTGCCGTGGAACAAAGACAAACTGCTGCAGGCGCTGGCGGGGTAA
- a CDS encoding Wadjet anti-phage system protein JetD domain-containing protein has protein sequence MPPAWLQTLFEKWRATRGDRLAPAKNPFSTPWPELLEDAGLKRVEDQRAAERDLERLDQQDRLKSIPHKFREYLILRVQIPIEAEPWLQETFGHRPASDRHAQSLLAVKEFEAKLHPRFPELWQQWCGRIYKTFEQGLNIPPLMWKAPEKMRDLLDLTFRFTSVAWAENTPVRTASIALGLEGGSKGLEPRKANLESCLNSLFGRLVTLESCGIQLTEPKADVAGQITLHSFDEKDIIHAMKGVVSLSLTPDIEQAIHISTPAAQILLVENKKTTLPQLALKNKAGGTLLIGCSFPNSAVLRLLELLPPDLPVYHFGDTDPAGFLILAKLREQTGRSIQPFLMQHRRGKTAIALTEYDRKILPGLLENPWLEDVRAELESIAFSQDKGLYEQENLGQPDLNEWPFYSSLTAAPTAPSRPAQRP, from the coding sequence ATGCCACCCGCCTGGCTCCAGACTCTTTTCGAGAAATGGCGTGCCACGCGGGGGGACAGGCTGGCTCCAGCCAAGAACCCGTTCTCCACTCCCTGGCCAGAACTTCTAGAAGATGCGGGCCTCAAGAGGGTCGAAGATCAGCGTGCGGCGGAGCGTGATTTGGAGCGACTTGACCAGCAAGATCGCCTCAAAAGCATACCTCACAAATTCCGTGAGTATTTGATCCTGAGAGTGCAAATTCCAATTGAGGCTGAACCTTGGCTTCAAGAAACTTTTGGCCACCGACCAGCCAGTGATCGCCATGCGCAATCACTCCTCGCCGTCAAAGAATTTGAGGCAAAGCTTCATCCTCGCTTCCCTGAACTCTGGCAGCAATGGTGTGGTCGAATCTATAAAACGTTCGAGCAAGGCCTCAATATTCCACCCCTCATGTGGAAAGCGCCCGAAAAAATGCGAGATCTGCTGGACCTGACTTTTCGATTCACATCGGTTGCCTGGGCAGAGAATACACCCGTTCGCACCGCGAGTATTGCGCTGGGACTTGAAGGAGGAAGCAAAGGATTAGAGCCACGGAAAGCAAACCTAGAATCTTGTCTCAACTCTTTGTTTGGCAGACTTGTCACTTTAGAATCATGCGGCATTCAATTGACCGAGCCTAAAGCGGATGTCGCAGGGCAAATCACTCTGCATTCCTTTGACGAGAAGGACATCATCCATGCCATGAAAGGAGTGGTCAGCCTGTCTCTCACGCCCGATATAGAACAAGCCATACACATCTCCACCCCAGCCGCTCAAATTCTCTTGGTGGAAAACAAAAAGACGACGCTTCCCCAACTGGCTTTAAAAAACAAAGCGGGCGGCACCTTGCTCATTGGCTGCAGTTTCCCCAACAGTGCCGTCCTCCGCTTGCTTGAATTGCTGCCACCAGATCTTCCCGTTTATCACTTTGGTGACACAGATCCTGCGGGGTTCCTCATCCTGGCTAAACTGCGCGAACAGACAGGACGCAGCATTCAACCATTCCTCATGCAGCATCGGCGTGGAAAGACAGCCATTGCGTTGACCGAGTATGATCGTAAAATATTGCCAGGGCTCCTTGAAAATCCTTGGTTAGAAGATGTCCGAGCTGAGCTGGAATCCATCGCTTTCAGTCAGGACAAAGGGCTTTATGAGCAGGAAAACCTGGGCCAGCCAGATCTCAACGAGTGGCCATTCTACTCATCACTTACCGCAGCCCCCACAGCACCTTCACGGCCTGCGCAGCGGCCTTGA
- a CDS encoding Wadjet anti-phage system protein JetA family protein — MPADQLSQRLFASVSADFFRPLVRPSAPVYVDGADRLIQEAGEAGRLPQTDALAILREVLSQNPQVALQEDEGGGLQDIRARAGKLYNQLLQVRWIEEQAVSLHERWVVISPSLRPLMRTLRDLAENEVAELKSFADTLRGVCTSLEQRDVLNPYIVPAMEMRGTIHDLLQRMESAILQLHGVEKLVHSFERRQRETESGAETLRLFYHDFHEGQHMVCYDVLRGGGLLPRLQRARSRVRDAADDPLVIQHLADGIAEYRNLEPNEAWELANIQIQRLERQLAGLRLRAEAIDARVASFNRLSVQRYRYQSELRGRRPDMIKRYCEAINTAHRGAKFNDLRIEPDFALATPEVDFFYGIASLARPRRSRSPVALELGQTLSAEDEAADLERLRQRQKFALTPHRAARLVARMIRQHGPGIATDGFTLETPDELLDLMAAAAYNHGMDATSGEEQRWHIVSSSRDHSLEPENIPRDAQAGWRVERFAFARPT, encoded by the coding sequence ATGCCAGCCGACCAACTCAGCCAGCGCCTGTTTGCCAGTGTTTCAGCGGACTTCTTTCGTCCGCTGGTGCGCCCCTCGGCCCCGGTGTATGTGGACGGGGCGGATCGCCTGATTCAGGAGGCTGGTGAAGCGGGCCGCCTACCACAAACGGATGCCCTAGCCATCCTGCGTGAGGTGCTTTCCCAGAACCCACAGGTGGCCCTCCAAGAAGACGAAGGCGGGGGTCTCCAAGACATCCGCGCGCGGGCAGGCAAGCTGTACAATCAACTGCTGCAAGTGCGCTGGATCGAGGAGCAAGCCGTCAGCCTCCATGAGCGCTGGGTGGTCATCTCCCCTTCCCTACGCCCGCTGATGCGCACCCTGCGCGACCTCGCCGAAAATGAGGTGGCAGAGCTGAAGAGCTTTGCCGATACCCTGCGCGGCGTCTGCACCTCCCTAGAGCAGCGGGATGTGCTGAATCCCTACATCGTCCCCGCCATGGAAATGCGCGGCACGATCCACGATCTCCTCCAGCGCATGGAAAGCGCCATCCTCCAGCTCCACGGGGTGGAAAAGCTGGTGCACAGCTTTGAGCGGCGGCAGCGGGAAACGGAGTCTGGCGCGGAGACGCTGCGCCTGTTTTACCACGACTTTCATGAAGGCCAGCACATGGTCTGTTACGATGTCTTGCGCGGTGGTGGCCTGCTGCCACGCCTGCAACGGGCCCGCAGCCGCGTGCGTGATGCGGCGGATGATCCCCTCGTGATCCAACACCTGGCGGATGGCATCGCTGAATACCGCAATCTGGAGCCAAACGAAGCCTGGGAACTGGCCAACATCCAAATCCAGCGGCTGGAGCGCCAACTCGCCGGCCTGCGCCTGCGGGCGGAGGCGATCGATGCCCGCGTGGCCTCTTTCAATCGACTTTCCGTGCAGCGGTACCGTTACCAGTCGGAGCTTCGCGGTCGCCGCCCGGACATGATCAAACGCTACTGCGAGGCGATCAATACCGCCCATCGCGGTGCCAAGTTCAACGACCTGCGAATCGAGCCGGACTTTGCCCTGGCCACTCCCGAGGTGGATTTCTTTTACGGTATCGCTTCGCTGGCCCGTCCACGTCGGTCCCGCTCGCCCGTGGCACTGGAGCTTGGCCAGACCTTGTCCGCTGAGGATGAGGCCGCTGACCTGGAGCGCCTGCGCCAGCGGCAAAAATTTGCCCTCACCCCTCACCGCGCTGCGCGACTGGTCGCCCGCATGATCCGGCAGCACGGCCCCGGCATCGCCACGGACGGCTTTACCCTGGAGACACCGGATGAGCTGCTGGACCTCATGGCCGCTGCGGCCTACAACCACGGCATGGATGCCACCAGTGGGGAAGAGCAGCGCTGGCACATCGTCAGCAGCAGCCGCGATCACAGCCTCGAACCTGAAAACATCCCTCGTGACGCCCAGGCTGGCTGGCGCGTCGAACGTTTTGCCTTTGCCCGCCCCACATGA